The nucleotide window TCTTCGACTGCCGCGATGCCATGGGCGCCAACGCCGTCAATACCGTGGCCGAGCGGCTGGCGCCGGCGGTGGAGGAGATCACCGGCGGGCGGGTCAACCTGCGCATCCTGTCCAACCTGGCGGACCGCCGGCTGGCGCGCGCCAAAGCCGTCGTGCCGGCATCGGCCCTGGCCTTCGGCGACTTTCCCGGCGAGCTGGTGGTGGAGCGCATTATCGAGGCCTATGCGCTGGCGGCAGTGGACCCATACCGCGCCGCCACCCATAACAAGGGCATCATGAACGGCATTGATGCGGTGGTCCTTGCCACCGGCAACGACTGGCGGGCGGTGGAGGCCGGCGCGCACGCGTACGCGGCGCGCTTCGGGCAGTACACCAGCCTGTCGCACTGGGAGAAGAACACTGCCGGCGACCTGGTGGGCACGCTGGAACTGCCCCTGGCGTTGGGCATCGTCGGGGGCGCTACCCGCGCCCACCCGATGGCCCGCATCGCCCTGAAAATCCTGGGGGTGCAGAGCGCCCGCGAGCTGGCGGAAGTGGTGGCGAGCGTTGGTCTGGCCCAGAATCTGGCCGCCCTGCGCGCCTTGGCCACCGAGGGTATTCAGCGCGGGCATATGTCCCTGCATGCGCGACAGCTTGCCATGGCCGCCGGCGCCCAGGGAGAAGAGATCACCTGGATCGTCCAGCGCATGCTGGAAGAGAATAACATCCGCAGTGAGCGGGCGGCTGCCCTGCTGGCCGAACTGCGCCAGGGCCGGCGCTCCGCCTCTGCTACCGCATCTTCTTGAGGACGTTGGGAGACATCGGGGATTCTATGAAGCCTGTCAAGGACGTTGGGATTATCGGATATGGAGCGTATGTGCCGCGCTACCGTCTGCCGGCCAGCGAGGTAGCGCGCGTCTGGAAAAATGGGGAGGATGTCCTGCCGGTGCGGGAAAAATCGGTGCCCGGCCTGGATGAGGACACGGCCACCATGGCCATCGAGGCGGCGCGCAACGCCCTCCAGCGCGCCGGCGTGGACCCCCAACACATCGGCGCGGTCTGGGTGGGGAGCGAATCGCATCCTTATGCCGTGAAACCCACTTCCACCATTGTGGCGGAGGCGCTGGGCATCGTGCCGCACACCCTGGCCGGCGATTGGGAATTCGCCTGCAAGGCCGGCACCGAGGCCCTGCAGGCCAGCATCGGGCTGGTAGGCTCCGGCATGGCGCGCTACGCATTGGCCATCGGCATGGATACCGCGCAGGGCCGGCCGGGAGATGCCCTGGAATACACGGCGGCCGCCGGCGGCGCGGCCTACATCGTCGGGCCGGCCGAGGAATCCCTGACCGTCTTTGAGGGTTCCTTCAGCTACGTCACCGACACGCCCGACTTCTTCCGCCGGCCATATCAACACTATCCTCAGCACGGGAGCCGCTTTACCGGCGAGCCGGCGTATTTCAAGCACATCCTGGCCGCCGCCCAGGCGCTGATGGAAGAGCTGGGGGCCCGGCCCGAGGATTTCACCTACGCCGTCTTCCACCAGCCCAACCTCAAGTTCCCCCAGCAGGCGGCCAAGAAGCTGGGCTTCCGGCCGGAGCAGATCCGGCCCGGCCTGTTGGTGGGGGATATCGGCAACACCTACGCCGGCTCCTCGCTCATCGGTCTCTCGGCCACGCTGGATGTGGCCAAACCCGGCGACCGCATCCTGCTCGTGTCGTTCGGTTCCGGCGCCGGCAGTGATGCCTTTGCCCTGCGGGTGACGGAGGCCATCGAGGATCGCCGCGAGCGCGCCTACCTCACGCGGGAGTACATCAGCCGGCGCAAGCCCATTGACTACGGACTGTACGTGCGCTATCGGCGCAAACTGCACATGCATTAATCGCACGACCTGGAGCATGGAGAGATCACCTTGCGGGACGTGAGCATTATCGGATTCGGACAGACCCCGGTGGGGGAACATTGGGAGCTTTCCCTGCGTCATATTGCGGCGCAGGCGGTTCTGGCGGCCATGCAGGACGCCGGCATCGATCGCGCCGATGCCCTGTATGTGGGCAATATGATCGCCAGCGAGACCTCCGGCCAGCACCATCTGGGGGCGTTGGTGGCGGACTTCGTGGGCCTGCGGGGCATCGAGGCCTTTCGGGTGGAGGCGGCCTGTGCCTCGGGCGCGGCGGCCCTGCGGGCCGGCTACCTGGCGGTGGCCTCGGGGGCGGCCGACTTGGTTATCGTCGTCGGCCTGGAGAAAATGACCGATGCCATCGGCAATTCCATCACCACCGCCCTGGCGGAGGCCGCCGATGCGGACTACGAGACGCCGCATGGACTTTCGTTCGTTTCCATCAACGCCCTGCTGATGCGGCGCTATATGTACGAGTTCGGCGTGCGGCATGAGGATTTCGCCGGCTTCGCCATCACCGCGCACCAGAACGCGGTCAACAATCCGTATGCCATGTTCCGCCGGCCCATCACCAAAGAGGAGTTCGTGCAGGCCCGCATGATCGCCGACCCCATCAACCTGCTCGACTCCTCGCCGGTGGCCGACGGCGCGGCGGCGGTGGTGCTGTGCCCGACCGATCAGGCGCGCTCCTTCAGCGAGTATCCGGTGCACATCCGGGCCTGTGAGGTGGGCACCGATTCGCTGGCCCTGCACGACCGCCGCGATCCGCTGTTTCTCGAGGCGGCCTATATCTCGGTGCAGAAGGCCTATGCCCGGGCTGGCGTCACGCCGGCAGACATTGACCTGTTCGAACTGCACGACGCCTTCACCATCATGGCCGCGCTCTCCCTGGAGGCGGCCGGCTTTGCCCGCCGCGGCGAGGGGGTGCGCCTGGCCATGGACGGCGCCATCGCCCTGAACGGCCGCATCCCCATCTCCACCATGGGAGGGCTGAAAGGGCGTGGGCATCCGGTGGGGGCCACCGGCGTGTATCAGGTGATTGAGGTTGCACAGCAGGTGACCGGGCGCGCCGGCGCCAACCAGGTTCCGAACGCCCGGCTGGGCATGGCGCAGAACATCGGCGGAAGCGGCGCCACGGTCATCACCACCATTTTGGAAGCATGACAATTTGAGGACCATGTCCTGGAGGTAATGCAATGGGAATTCCTGCGTATTGGAGAACGAGAACACAGCGCTACGCCCTGGTGGGCGAGGTCTGCCACAAGTGCGGCGCCAAGATTTTCCCGCCGCGGGACGTCTGCCCGGAGTGCACTCGGCCGGCGTCCGACCCCTTCACCTTCAGCGGCCGCGGAGAGGTGTATTCCTTTTCCACCATTTACCAGCCGCCGGAGGGCTTTGAGGAGTTCGCGCCCTATACCGTCGCCCTCGTGAAGTTGGAGGAGGGTCCGCTGGTGACCGCCCAGCTCACCGACGTAGACCCGGCCGAGGTGCACATCGGCATGCCGGTCGAGATGGTGACGCGCAAACTGCGTGAAGAGGGTGAGGACGGCCAGATCATCTACGGCTACAAGTTCCGCCCCCTTCTGCGGAACACGCTGACGCCGCGGCCTTCGGGCCAGGCGGCCTGAGCCAGCCGCGCCTGCCATGGGATGGGGCACAATGGCGTGACCCCATCCCGTACCGACGCAAGGCACGTGATCCGGTGCCAACCACCTGATTCGAGGAAGACCTCTATGCCCATCATTGAGGCATCGTTGTATATCCCCGCACCGCCGGAAGCTGTCTGGCAGGTGGTCAGCGACGCGAGCCGGGCGCCGGCCTGGATGCCGGACCTCAAAGAGCGCCGGCTGATCTCCCCGCCTCCCATTGGCCTGGGCAGTCAGTGGGAGGACCACGGCCTTCTGCGCGGCCGGCCCTTCCGCATGACCTGCCAGGTAACCCATTGGGAGCCCACGCGGCACCTGGCCTATCAGCATGTGACCGCCGAGCAGGCCGGCGCACAGTGGCACGAACATGTGATCCTGGAGCCGCACGATGAGGGCACGCTGGTCACCCTGCGTCTGGAATACCGGCTGTTAGGCGGGTTCATGGGCCGGCTGTATGACCAGCTCTTCTTCCGCAAGGACTTCCGCATCACCCTGGAGAACCGCTTAGAGGCGCTGCGCGACCTGTTCGCGTCCCCAGCGCAGGCCGGGCAGTGAGGTTACCAGCGCATTAAGCTCATTTTAATGTATCCGTGGTATAATATAAATTACATGCAAGGACGAGCTTGTTCGTCCAACCCGAACCGCACTGCGTAAGGGGGTGGAATTATGACCGAACAGCGACAGCAGCAGGGCTGGATTTGGGCGGTTGTCATAGGTGGTGTGGTGCTCAGCCTGATACTGGGCTGTATGGCCGGCGCCGTCGCCGGCTTCCTGGCCGGCCGCTGGGCCGTGCGGGACCTGGAGGAAAAAGCGCC belongs to Anaerolineae bacterium and includes:
- a CDS encoding SRPBCC family protein; the protein is MPIIEASLYIPAPPEAVWQVVSDASRAPAWMPDLKERRLISPPPIGLGSQWEDHGLLRGRPFRMTCQVTHWEPTRHLAYQHVTAEQAGAQWHEHVILEPHDEGTLVTLRLEYRLLGGFMGRLYDQLFFRKDFRITLENRLEALRDLFASPAQAGQ
- a CDS encoding thiolase domain-containing protein, with product MRDVSIIGFGQTPVGEHWELSLRHIAAQAVLAAMQDAGIDRADALYVGNMIASETSGQHHLGALVADFVGLRGIEAFRVEAACASGAAALRAGYLAVASGAADLVIVVGLEKMTDAIGNSITTALAEAADADYETPHGLSFVSINALLMRRYMYEFGVRHEDFAGFAITAHQNAVNNPYAMFRRPITKEEFVQARMIADPINLLDSSPVADGAAAVVLCPTDQARSFSEYPVHIRACEVGTDSLALHDRRDPLFLEAAYISVQKAYARAGVTPADIDLFELHDAFTIMAALSLEAAGFARRGEGVRLAMDGAIALNGRIPISTMGGLKGRGHPVGATGVYQVIEVAQQVTGRAGANQVPNARLGMAQNIGGSGATVITTILEA
- a CDS encoding hydroxymethylglutaryl-CoA reductase, degradative, giving the protein MDEKTSRLPGFYQLPMDERAGIVAKWAGLSQEEQAFLMGEAVLSRQMADQMIENVVGTYALPLGIATNFRVNGRDYLVPMAIEEPSVVAGASFAARLAREGGGFQAHADEPIMIAQIQALEVPDLWGARHAVLEARQRLMRLADEAGGSIVQRGGGARDIEVRIFPETPAGPMLVVHILFDCRDAMGANAVNTVAERLAPAVEEITGGRVNLRILSNLADRRLARAKAVVPASALAFGDFPGELVVERIIEAYALAAVDPYRAATHNKGIMNGIDAVVLATGNDWRAVEAGAHAYAARFGQYTSLSHWEKNTAGDLVGTLELPLALGIVGGATRAHPMARIALKILGVQSARELAEVVASVGLAQNLAALRALATEGIQRGHMSLHARQLAMAAGAQGEEITWIVQRMLEENNIRSERAAALLAELRQGRRSASATASS
- a CDS encoding hydroxymethylglutaryl-CoA synthase; amino-acid sequence: MGDSMKPVKDVGIIGYGAYVPRYRLPASEVARVWKNGEDVLPVREKSVPGLDEDTATMAIEAARNALQRAGVDPQHIGAVWVGSESHPYAVKPTSTIVAEALGIVPHTLAGDWEFACKAGTEALQASIGLVGSGMARYALAIGMDTAQGRPGDALEYTAAAGGAAYIVGPAEESLTVFEGSFSYVTDTPDFFRRPYQHYPQHGSRFTGEPAYFKHILAAAQALMEELGARPEDFTYAVFHQPNLKFPQQAAKKLGFRPEQIRPGLLVGDIGNTYAGSSLIGLSATLDVAKPGDRILLVSFGSGAGSDAFALRVTEAIEDRRERAYLTREYISRRKPIDYGLYVRYRRKLHMH
- a CDS encoding Zn-ribbon domain-containing OB-fold protein; this translates as MGIPAYWRTRTQRYALVGEVCHKCGAKIFPPRDVCPECTRPASDPFTFSGRGEVYSFSTIYQPPEGFEEFAPYTVALVKLEEGPLVTAQLTDVDPAEVHIGMPVEMVTRKLREEGEDGQIIYGYKFRPLLRNTLTPRPSGQAA